The Paenibacillus uliginis N3/975 genome has a window encoding:
- a CDS encoding YHYH domain-containing protein — protein sequence MKKIIMLFIALAVLVGTSSAAYAHSGRTDKNGGHKCSAKSKQKGLCTGYHYHKKKK from the coding sequence ATGAAAAAGATCATAATGCTATTTATAGCACTAGCCGTACTTGTCGGAACTTCATCTGCTGCTTACGCACATTCAGGAAGAACCGACAAAAATGGAGGACATAAATGTTCAGCAAAATCAAAACAAAAAGGACTATGCACCGGTTATCACTATCACAAGAAGAAAAAATAA
- a CDS encoding GNAT family N-acetyltransferase — protein MDIELHSQRLILKSIDESKAMQVLDYVVRNKEFLERWEVVRNADYYTAQTQKELILSDKLDMEKGQLVKVWMYKIDEPDKIIGSIALSNIVKEAFLSCHLGYRLDQEENNQGYMTEGIKCMINYTFDVLKLHRIEANIMPRNEASLKVVQKLGFYHEGLAQKYLKINGTWEDHIHMVLRNHEME, from the coding sequence ATGGATATTGAACTACACTCTCAAAGATTAATACTAAAATCTATTGACGAATCTAAAGCGATGCAAGTCTTGGATTATGTCGTGAGGAATAAGGAGTTTTTAGAAAGGTGGGAAGTTGTTAGAAACGCCGATTATTACACCGCTCAAACACAAAAAGAATTAATTTTAAGCGATAAACTTGATATGGAAAAGGGACAACTGGTTAAAGTATGGATGTATAAAATAGATGAACCGGACAAAATTATTGGATCCATTGCACTGAGCAATATTGTTAAGGAAGCATTTTTATCTTGTCACCTAGGCTATCGCTTGGATCAGGAAGAGAACAACCAAGGTTACATGACAGAGGGGATCAAATGCATGATCAATTATACGTTTGACGTATTAAAACTTCATCGGATTGAAGCCAATATCATGCCAAGGAACGAAGCTTCCTTGAAAGTTGTGCAAAAGCTAGGATTTTATCATGAAGGTCTTGCCCAAAAATATTTAAAGATAAACGGGACATGGGAAGATCATATACATATGGTATTACGAAATCATGAAATGGAGTAA
- a CDS encoding ABC transporter ATP-binding protein has translation MELQKPQIIKIENLSKSFRNKNQEIPVLADISLEVKHGEIISILGESGCGKSTLLNIIGGFEKADKGQVLLDGELVDQANRKCIMLFQDYGLLPWRSVLKNVELGLEGLKLHSAERKEKALHYLELVGLQGKENLFPHELSGGMKQRVGIARALALQPELILMDEPFAALDTFNRYYLQNELLRIQRQEKTTTILVTHDIDEAIYLSDRIFIMHPNPGHIHKEINISLSKPRDRSDSDFQHYRNVIFEEFHFSRPDKPIEF, from the coding sequence GTGGAGTTACAAAAACCGCAGATCATTAAAATTGAAAATTTGAGTAAGAGCTTCAGAAATAAGAATCAAGAAATTCCCGTCCTAGCGGACATCTCGCTTGAAGTAAAACATGGTGAAATCATATCCATTTTAGGGGAAAGCGGCTGTGGCAAGAGTACTCTTCTCAATATCATTGGAGGGTTTGAAAAAGCCGATAAAGGCCAAGTGTTACTCGACGGAGAGTTGGTGGATCAGGCAAATCGTAAATGTATCATGTTGTTTCAAGATTATGGCCTGCTACCCTGGCGATCTGTTCTTAAAAATGTTGAATTAGGTCTGGAAGGTTTGAAACTTCATTCTGCAGAACGAAAGGAAAAGGCACTTCATTACTTAGAGTTGGTGGGATTACAAGGGAAAGAAAACCTGTTTCCCCATGAGCTGTCTGGAGGAATGAAACAGAGGGTGGGCATTGCCAGAGCACTTGCACTACAACCAGAATTGATATTGATGGATGAACCTTTTGCAGCTTTGGATACGTTCAATCGCTACTATTTACAAAATGAGCTTCTGCGTATCCAGCGTCAGGAAAAAACAACAACCATTCTGGTCACCCATGATATTGATGAAGCCATTTATTTGTCAGACCGGATTTTTATTATGCATCCCAATCCGGGGCACATTCATAAAGAGATAAACATCTCTCTCTCGAAACCTCGAGACCGCAGCGACAGTGATTTTCAGCATTATCGGAATGTTATTTTTGAGGAATTCCATTTCAGTCGACCTGACAAACCAATCGAGTTTTAA
- a CDS encoding ABC transporter substrate-binding protein: MKRIIKSGAFLFLSAILLFTLAACGAGGNDKSSGNAQGEQRTIKIGYLPITHAVPLYIEKEQEKYNDFNLELVKFGSWPELVDALNTGNIDGASMLVTLAMKAKEQGIDLKAVALGHRDGNVLVAAKDINSVADLKGKNFAIPHKFSTHNILLYQMLKQNGLKYSDVNPVEIPPAEMPAALAEGRIAGYVVAEPFGAASVAIDKGKVLFQDNEIWQNSIDCALVLRGEFIDKENKIAQELVDYYVKAGETAELKDAQTHEMSSHYMKVNKNVMDLSFQWIAYDDLKIHEKDYEELTKNLVEMGLQDNPPSYADFVDNSLFDKVNQP; this comes from the coding sequence ATGAAAAGGATTATTAAATCAGGAGCATTTCTCTTTCTATCTGCAATTTTGCTATTTACGCTGGCTGCTTGTGGGGCGGGAGGAAACGACAAATCCTCTGGAAATGCCCAAGGTGAACAACGAACGATTAAAATTGGATATTTGCCGATTACCCATGCGGTACCGTTGTACATTGAAAAGGAACAGGAAAAGTATAACGATTTCAATCTTGAGCTCGTGAAATTTGGTTCGTGGCCCGAACTTGTAGACGCCTTGAACACGGGTAATATTGACGGGGCTTCCATGCTTGTTACCTTGGCCATGAAGGCGAAAGAGCAAGGAATTGATCTAAAAGCAGTCGCCTTAGGCCATCGGGATGGGAACGTACTTGTAGCCGCAAAAGATATTAACAGTGTCGCAGATTTAAAGGGCAAAAATTTCGCGATTCCTCATAAATTCTCAACTCATAATATTTTGTTATACCAAATGCTTAAGCAAAATGGACTAAAATACAGTGACGTAAATCCAGTTGAGATTCCGCCAGCTGAAATGCCGGCGGCCCTAGCTGAGGGCAGAATTGCAGGGTATGTAGTCGCAGAACCTTTTGGAGCAGCTTCAGTAGCGATTGATAAAGGGAAGGTGCTTTTTCAGGATAATGAGATATGGCAGAACTCCATTGATTGTGCACTAGTGCTGCGCGGCGAATTTATTGACAAAGAAAATAAAATTGCTCAAGAGTTGGTTGATTATTATGTGAAAGCTGGTGAAACAGCTGAGCTAAAGGATGCACAAACACATGAAATGTCATCACATTATATGAAAGTGAACAAAAACGTTATGGATTTATCCTTTCAATGGATCGCTTATGATGATTTGAAAATCCATGAAAAAGACTACGAGGAGTTAACAAAGAATCTTGTTGAGATGGGTTTGCAGGACAATCCGCCATCCTATGCAGATTTTGTAGACAATTCCTTGTTTGATAAAGTGAATCAACCTTAG
- a CDS encoding HAD family hydrolase, with product MYNTFIFDIDGTLIDTEQAVLSSLQKLLKVDYDRDIDLKDLNFALGIPGMYALQQLGIDDMNQALDRWDSFMKEYYSTIDVFSGIKELLDELKKQSVMKGVVTSKTDQEFSHDFVPFGLTGHFPHVVCADDTELHKPHPEPLFKFLEISGADAMSSIYIGDTIYDYECARDAGIDFGLALWGCKNHEAIPAKYKFEKPLDILTLLHEEGTVTR from the coding sequence ATGTACAACACATTTATATTTGATATTGACGGAACCTTGATTGACACAGAGCAAGCCGTGTTGAGTTCATTGCAAAAATTGTTGAAGGTGGATTATGACAGGGATATCGATCTGAAAGACCTGAATTTCGCACTTGGGATTCCTGGGATGTATGCATTGCAACAGTTAGGGATTGACGATATGAATCAAGCTTTAGACCGCTGGGACAGCTTTATGAAAGAATATTATTCTACGATAGATGTTTTTAGTGGGATCAAGGAATTGCTCGACGAGTTGAAGAAACAGTCTGTTATGAAGGGCGTAGTAACGTCTAAGACAGATCAAGAATTTTCACATGATTTTGTACCGTTTGGTTTAACTGGACACTTTCCGCATGTTGTGTGTGCTGACGACACCGAACTGCATAAACCGCATCCAGAACCATTATTCAAGTTTCTAGAGATTTCGGGTGCTGATGCGATGTCTTCTATATATATTGGAGATACGATTTATGATTACGAGTGTGCCAGAGATGCTGGAATCGACTTTGGATTGGCATTATGGGGTTGCAAAAATCATGAAGCGATACCTGCAAAATATAAGTTTGAGAAACCGCTGGATATCCTTACACTGCTCCATGAAGAAGGAACTGTAACTAGGTAA
- a CDS encoding alpha/beta fold hydrolase, whose protein sequence is MNASEIRGSYKESLYTYDNRRLYSKYFRKSTPSVIFIAGLGDSHETWNVVEDRISQETSTFSYDRAGVGRSQAASVPRTCHDLVEELSELLLALDVEPPYVLVGHSFGGLVARLYASLYPQLISGIVLVDAAPEYKELAYEKVLPEKLAAENREYFENPMLNSEKIDKPQSYKQIVDHFRQSDIPLSIITRGLPDIGDGEWPSQEILEVELRLQADFQRLSTSNKHRIAGRSGHYIHHDEPEIVIEEILIMLNGMKQK, encoded by the coding sequence ATGAACGCTTCAGAAATCCGCGGTAGTTATAAGGAAAGTCTCTATACCTATGATAACCGCAGGCTGTACAGTAAATATTTTCGGAAAAGTACACCGAGCGTAATCTTCATCGCCGGATTAGGTGATAGCCATGAGACATGGAATGTGGTTGAAGACCGCATATCGCAGGAAACGTCAACTTTTTCATATGACAGAGCTGGTGTTGGTAGGAGCCAAGCGGCGTCCGTACCGCGAACTTGCCATGATCTGGTCGAGGAGCTCTCCGAACTGTTGTTGGCACTTGACGTGGAACCACCCTATGTTTTGGTGGGACATTCTTTTGGCGGTTTAGTCGCCAGGCTGTATGCAAGCCTTTATCCGCAGCTCATTTCCGGCATTGTTCTAGTTGATGCGGCGCCTGAATATAAAGAACTCGCGTATGAGAAGGTTTTGCCAGAAAAGCTGGCTGCTGAAAATAGGGAATATTTCGAGAATCCTATGCTGAATAGTGAGAAAATCGATAAGCCACAGAGCTATAAACAAATCGTTGATCATTTTCGGCAAAGTGATATTCCGCTCTCTATTATTACAAGAGGCTTACCAGATATAGGGGACGGGGAATGGCCCTCACAAGAAATATTGGAAGTTGAGCTAAGGCTGCAAGCCGATTTCCAGCGGCTGTCAACGTCAAATAAGCACCGGATTGCTGGTCGCAGCGGGCATTATATTCATCACGATGAACCGGAAATTGTGATAGAGGAAATTTTAATCATGTTGAACGGGATGAAGCAGAAATAG
- the dnaN gene encoding DNA polymerase III subunit beta, translating to MKFIVPKDALVLPLQHISRIATSKVIPILSGVLITVEPERILLVGGDSHNILRYELSNDKFNYIKSGSIVLPIAKLHEIIKKMDGETIEVDLIDHTIVNIISGNSKFRLIGMDASEYPEVRMEHSGKGFTMKGAILKDLIQQTIYAVSTREETPLLTGVHMRMNDDFICFTACDRHRVARITEQLPTDISENRIISGKTLVEIRNMVKDELPVRIDFLEHRVVFNQGTFTYAVTPLEGRYPDIERMISMEPNTKAIVSTKDLLRALERSMIISDNGNGFITTMQIRNGYINIYCQSENGNLDENITLESLNGNDFEFNYNVKYAIDALKTIRTEYTAIYYSLNQKMIIFKPHEQENSLHLIMGAMK from the coding sequence ATGAAGTTTATAGTTCCAAAAGATGCATTGGTTCTTCCCCTACAGCATATCTCAAGGATAGCCACCTCCAAAGTTATTCCCATACTTAGCGGAGTCCTAATCACAGTAGAACCGGAGCGGATTTTATTAGTAGGCGGCGATTCCCATAATATTTTGAGATATGAATTGAGTAATGACAAGTTTAATTATATTAAATCTGGGTCGATTGTGCTGCCCATTGCTAAATTACATGAGATCATCAAAAAGATGGATGGAGAGACCATAGAGGTAGATTTAATAGATCACACTATTGTAAACATTATATCCGGAAATTCTAAGTTTCGTTTGATTGGGATGGATGCAAGCGAATATCCTGAGGTCAGAATGGAGCACAGCGGAAAAGGGTTCACCATGAAAGGGGCAATCTTGAAAGACCTGATTCAACAAACGATTTATGCAGTTTCCACCAGGGAAGAGACTCCGTTGTTAACTGGGGTTCATATGAGAATGAACGATGATTTTATTTGTTTTACGGCATGTGACAGACATCGAGTAGCCAGAATTACTGAACAATTGCCTACAGATATTTCTGAGAATAGAATCATTTCGGGGAAAACATTAGTAGAGATTAGAAATATGGTAAAAGATGAGCTACCTGTACGTATAGACTTTCTGGAACACCGTGTTGTTTTCAATCAAGGAACCTTTACGTATGCGGTAACACCACTAGAGGGAAGATACCCGGATATCGAAAGAATGATCTCGATGGAACCTAACACTAAAGCCATAGTGTCTACTAAAGATCTATTGCGAGCACTTGAAAGATCGATGATTATCTCCGACAATGGCAATGGTTTTATTACGACCATGCAAATAAGAAACGGTTACATCAACATCTATTGCCAGAGTGAAAATGGTAACTTGGATGAAAACATCACGCTTGAGAGCTTAAATGGGAACGACTTCGAGTTTAACTACAATGTGAAATATGCAATAGATGCTTTAAAGACGATAAGAACAGAGTATACGGCCATTTATTACAGCCTTAATCAAAAAATGATCATATTCAAACCCCACGAACAAGAGAACAGTTTACATTTGATTATGGGTGCGATGAAGTAA
- a CDS encoding LacI family DNA-binding transcriptional regulator, with protein MANINEIAKQAGVSVSTVSRVLNNHPYVSEDKRAAVQKVIDELDYTPNRAAIDLIRRETRTIGVIMPYNNNQAFDQLLHGILNMSIEQDYSVTVLPTKYNKDKEISYLNMLKNKQLDGIIITSRSNDWESIIPFTKYGMIVACEYTDHPEIGCSYLDRYSSYLDVFQLLKEKGHTTVAFTTARGLESKSTQQTIAAYKNVFGELRPELHISDCYSMEDGSNAAKKLLSMNPRPTAVYANGDEVAGGFYQYALSIQLKVPDDLAIIGQENQPIGIGLGLSTVDHQLVKVGEQAFNLIISKSREKQKIPYRIIHRLSI; from the coding sequence ATGGCTAACATTAACGAAATTGCTAAGCAAGCAGGTGTGTCTGTATCGACTGTATCAAGAGTGCTTAATAATCATCCGTATGTATCTGAGGATAAACGGGCAGCTGTTCAGAAAGTGATTGATGAATTGGATTATACGCCAAATCGGGCTGCCATCGATTTAATCCGCAGGGAAACGAGAACGATTGGTGTCATCATGCCCTACAACAATAATCAGGCGTTCGATCAGCTGTTACATGGAATTCTCAATATGTCTATCGAACAGGATTATTCGGTTACGGTTCTGCCAACAAAATACAATAAAGATAAAGAAATCAGCTATTTGAACATGCTTAAAAACAAACAGTTGGACGGTATTATCATCACCTCACGAAGTAACGATTGGGAATCGATTATTCCTTTTACGAAATATGGAATGATCGTCGCATGCGAGTATACCGATCATCCTGAAATAGGATGTTCATATCTTGACCGATATTCATCTTATCTGGATGTATTTCAACTGCTCAAAGAAAAGGGGCATACAACGGTAGCCTTTACAACTGCAAGAGGGCTTGAGAGCAAAAGCACACAACAAACGATTGCAGCTTACAAAAACGTGTTTGGTGAATTACGACCGGAGCTTCACATTTCGGATTGTTATAGTATGGAGGATGGGAGTAACGCAGCAAAGAAGTTGCTAAGCATGAACCCTAGACCAACGGCCGTTTATGCTAATGGAGACGAGGTGGCAGGAGGCTTCTATCAGTACGCTCTTTCAATTCAGCTAAAAGTACCTGATGATCTAGCGATTATTGGACAAGAGAATCAGCCCATTGGAATCGGTTTAGGTCTTTCTACTGTAGATCATCAATTAGTCAAAGTGGGTGAGCAAGCTTTCAACCTCATTATAAGTAAATCTAGAGAGAAGCAAAAAATACCATATCGAATTATTCACCGTTTATCAATTTAG
- a CDS encoding Nif3-like dinuclear metal center hexameric protein, giving the protein MNRVQLKETLELLFGDLLQAFEEGDEYAFYPYGPEEIKRIGYATNITVDVIKQAAEQKVQLLLTHHDAWDFIYGMKEECHSLLMEHQMNHFFVHLPLDYAPFGTCNSLFKELGMESLVQVSSHQEGRSIPGTGELTTPISFETFIDKVRSVLDEDVKSWKNSDRLIKRVGIVTGAGNGTDQIRDAVNGECDVYITGEKNLYTVQYAQYVMMNLIVGSHTFTEIFGVKSLAEKIAEHHPDIEIVQLVEEHIE; this is encoded by the coding sequence ATGAACAGAGTTCAATTGAAGGAAACTTTGGAATTGCTATTCGGCGATTTGCTTCAGGCTTTTGAAGAAGGAGATGAATACGCTTTTTATCCCTACGGTCCAGAAGAGATTAAGCGTATTGGTTATGCGACTAACATTACAGTGGATGTTATCAAGCAAGCAGCTGAGCAAAAAGTTCAGCTACTGCTTACACATCATGATGCATGGGATTTTATTTACGGAATGAAAGAAGAATGTCACAGTCTATTGATGGAACACCAAATGAATCATTTTTTTGTACATTTACCATTGGATTATGCTCCGTTTGGTACATGTAACTCGTTGTTTAAAGAGCTCGGAATGGAGAGTCTGGTGCAAGTCTCATCACATCAAGAAGGAAGAAGTATTCCTGGTACTGGTGAACTAACGACACCTATCTCATTTGAGACGTTTATTGATAAGGTAAGATCTGTGCTTGATGAAGATGTGAAGTCGTGGAAAAATTCAGATCGGCTCATTAAGCGGGTAGGAATAGTGACGGGTGCAGGGAATGGCACAGACCAAATTCGAGATGCGGTCAATGGGGAATGCGATGTGTATATTACCGGAGAGAAAAACTTATACACGGTACAATATGCGCAATATGTGATGATGAACTTAATTGTGGGCAGCCACACCTTCACCGAAATATTTGGAGTAAAATCGTTAGCGGAAAAGATAGCTGAACATCATCCAGATATCGAAATCGTACAGTTAGTTGAGGAACATATTGAGTAA
- a CDS encoding GNAT family N-acetyltransferase: MLNIWVGEKVRLRSIVPGDWAKFHENDQDSEGARLSDALYFPRSEDGTKLWAEQQATKGSDGDNMMLAIETLEGELVGSINSHNCNQRNGTFKYGVAIFRAHWRNGYASEAVKILLRYFFQELRYEKVTAQVYAFNESSIGLQEHLGFKQEGRLRNMIFTNGIHYDEYVYGLLKSEHKQIHM; this comes from the coding sequence GTGTTGAACATTTGGGTAGGTGAAAAAGTCAGATTACGGTCGATCGTACCGGGCGATTGGGCGAAGTTTCACGAGAACGATCAAGATAGTGAGGGAGCCAGATTGTCAGATGCCCTGTACTTTCCGAGATCAGAGGATGGAACCAAGTTGTGGGCTGAACAGCAGGCAACAAAAGGTTCGGATGGAGACAATATGATGCTTGCGATTGAAACTCTCGAAGGAGAATTAGTCGGTAGTATTAATTCACATAATTGTAATCAACGTAATGGGACCTTTAAATATGGTGTGGCGATTTTTCGCGCACATTGGCGCAATGGGTATGCTTCCGAAGCAGTGAAAATTTTGCTTCGATATTTCTTTCAAGAGTTGCGTTACGAGAAAGTAACAGCACAAGTATATGCTTTTAACGAAAGCTCCATTGGATTACAAGAACACCTTGGCTTCAAACAAGAGGGCAGGCTGAGAAATATGATTTTTACTAACGGAATTCATTACGATGAGTATGTATATGGTCTGTTAAAAAGTGAACATAAACAGATACATATGTAA
- a CDS encoding GNAT family N-acetyltransferase yields the protein MMYTFKPMTKHMAEMIMTWEYPEPYDFYNFDSSDESIEELMNGEYYGAFNHQNQLAGFFCCGNSARLPGGYDAGIYVEENRLDIGLGMKPSLTGNGQGSLFVADGLQFMKERYKQDQFRLAVATFNTRAINVYKKNGFVERDTLLSKVHGTDVQFLCMET from the coding sequence ATGATGTATACTTTTAAACCGATGACCAAGCACATGGCTGAGATGATAATGACATGGGAGTATCCAGAACCCTATGACTTTTATAACTTTGATTCAAGTGATGAGTCCATAGAAGAATTAATGAATGGTGAGTATTATGGCGCTTTTAATCATCAGAACCAGTTAGCTGGATTTTTTTGCTGCGGTAATAGTGCAAGACTACCTGGGGGATATGATGCTGGAATATATGTGGAAGAGAACCGACTAGATATTGGACTTGGTATGAAACCATCGTTGACCGGAAATGGTCAGGGAAGTTTATTTGTTGCGGATGGGCTGCAATTCATGAAAGAACGTTATAAACAAGACCAATTTAGGTTGGCTGTTGCCACTTTTAATACAAGAGCTATAAATGTATACAAAAAGAATGGATTCGTAGAGCGGGACACTTTACTTAGCAAAGTTCATGGAACAGATGTACAGTTTTTATGCATGGAAACATAG
- a CDS encoding winged helix-turn-helix transcriptional regulator, with protein MKTRYNIPCNIAQSLNIIGDRWTLLVVHEILNGHTMFNEIKKELDGISSNLLSERLKYLEEEGLIKAELYSQHPPRYRYTLTKSGEELEDVFNSLIIWGSGNLKKCYKKLVDSTTEEEVGIAYYNKRTGERVEHIKVVPIEGNLQKAGEH; from the coding sequence ATGAAAACGAGATATAATATTCCGTGCAACATTGCTCAGTCACTCAATATTATCGGAGATCGTTGGACCTTATTGGTTGTCCATGAAATTTTGAACGGACATACTATGTTTAATGAAATAAAAAAAGAACTGGATGGAATATCTTCAAATCTTTTATCTGAAAGACTGAAATATCTAGAAGAAGAAGGACTTATTAAAGCGGAACTATATTCTCAGCATCCACCTCGGTACCGTTATACGTTGACAAAAAGCGGCGAAGAGTTAGAGGACGTCTTCAATTCTCTTATTATTTGGGGTAGCGGTAATTTGAAAAAATGTTATAAAAAGCTGGTTGATTCCACTACGGAAGAAGAGGTAGGCATCGCTTATTACAATAAAAGAACAGGGGAGCGCGTTGAACATATCAAAGTGGTTCCCATTGAAGGTAATCTTCAAAAAGCCGGAGAGCATTAG
- a CDS encoding GrpB family protein produces the protein MEQVIVSEYNPEWKKQYEDERVKISEALQDILMTIEHIGSTSVPGLGAKPIIDMMVGVMDLDQVGQEQIDRLMKIGYEYVHKPDFPERKFFRKGKWRAGTHHLHIYEMSGAQWRNNMLFRNYLRNHADTLAQYYQLKKELEARHKHDRVQYTAGKETFIQEVINKATEEFGAGR, from the coding sequence ATGGAACAAGTCATTGTATCGGAATACAATCCAGAGTGGAAAAAGCAATATGAAGATGAAAGAGTCAAAATATCAGAGGCTTTACAAGATATACTCATGACAATTGAGCATATTGGCAGTACGTCCGTACCGGGTCTAGGCGCGAAGCCAATCATTGATATGATGGTCGGTGTCATGGATCTCGATCAAGTGGGTCAAGAACAAATCGATCGCTTAATGAAGATTGGTTATGAATATGTACATAAACCAGATTTTCCAGAGCGAAAATTTTTTCGTAAGGGGAAATGGCGAGCAGGTACACACCATCTTCATATATATGAAATGAGTGGTGCACAGTGGAGAAATAACATGTTATTTCGGAATTATCTGAGAAACCATGCAGATACGCTGGCGCAATATTATCAGCTAAAGAAAGAATTAGAAGCTAGACATAAACATGACCGTGTTCAATATACAGCGGGTAAGGAAACCTTTATTCAAGAAGTTATTAATAAGGCGACAGAAGAGTTCGGCGCAGGAAGGTAG
- a CDS encoding ABC transporter permease, which translates to MLKTKNVMNVIIGFFIMIAVWQAIIMIGKYNSALFPTPLQVWEGILSLVKDGTLFVHFQVSIMRFLTGYLSAVVFAIVLGLIFGRIPALWGVIDPIVQVLRPVSPIAWSPFIVLWFGIGNMPAIVIIFIAAFFPVLLSTVAAVRKVDKTYLKVAQNFEIKKFELLRKIIFPAAFPYIANGLHIAVGTAWVFLVAGEMIGTQSGLGYLIVDARNSLRLDLVMAGILFIGVAGLLLDKVVGLFENWINRIWGRASI; encoded by the coding sequence ATGCTAAAAACAAAAAATGTGATGAATGTAATCATTGGCTTCTTTATTATGATAGCCGTATGGCAGGCGATTATTATGATTGGAAAATACAATTCGGCACTTTTTCCGACACCTCTACAAGTTTGGGAGGGAATCCTATCGCTTGTTAAAGATGGCACCCTGTTTGTTCATTTTCAAGTAAGTATAATGCGGTTTTTGACAGGGTATCTGTCGGCGGTTGTGTTCGCCATTGTTTTAGGTCTTATTTTTGGGAGAATCCCAGCATTATGGGGAGTGATCGACCCAATTGTTCAGGTGCTAAGGCCGGTTTCTCCGATTGCTTGGTCACCTTTTATAGTTCTATGGTTTGGTATCGGCAATATGCCGGCCATCGTCATTATTTTTATCGCCGCCTTTTTTCCAGTATTACTATCAACGGTGGCGGCTGTAAGAAAAGTTGATAAGACGTATTTGAAAGTTGCTCAAAATTTCGAGATTAAGAAGTTTGAGCTTTTACGAAAAATCATCTTTCCAGCTGCGTTCCCCTACATTGCGAATGGGCTGCATATTGCTGTAGGAACAGCGTGGGTTTTTCTTGTCGCAGGTGAGATGATTGGCACGCAGTCAGGTCTAGGTTATTTAATCGTTGATGCCAGAAACTCCTTGAGACTTGATTTGGTGATGGCTGGTATTTTGTTTATTGGAGTAGCTGGGCTGCTCCTTGATAAAGTCGTAGGGCTTTTTGAAAATTGGATTAATCGTATTTGGGGAAGGGCTAGCATTTAA
- a CDS encoding antibiotic biosynthesis monooxygenase family protein, whose amino-acid sequence MILEVAILHIKKGLTPSFETAFKEASAIISSMKGYINHELQVCIEDDHKYILLVRWEHLEDHTIGFRGSPEYQEWKKLLHHFYDPFPTVEHYTVI is encoded by the coding sequence ATGATTTTAGAAGTTGCCATATTACATATTAAGAAAGGGTTAACTCCATCATTTGAAACCGCTTTTAAAGAGGCGTCAGCCATCATTTCCAGCATGAAGGGATATATCAATCACGAGTTACAAGTATGTATAGAAGATGATCATAAATATATATTGCTTGTAAGGTGGGAGCATTTAGAGGATCATACTATCGGTTTCAGAGGTTCCCCGGAATATCAGGAGTGGAAGAAGCTGCTTCATCATTTTTACGATCCTTTTCCAACAGTAGAGCACTATACCGTCATTTGA